From Pan troglodytes isolate AG18354 chromosome 1, NHGRI_mPanTro3-v2.0_pri, whole genome shotgun sequence:
acacacacacacacacttaaaattTATTCTTGATTCTTTAACATGAAGATGAGTTCTAGGCTTCAGCAGATGGGTGGATGATGGGGTCATCGGAAGAGTATGTGAAGGTCAGGTTTTGGAAGAGAAATCAGCTCTTTCTCAGCTGTCCTAAGTTTGGCATATATCTTACCCATTCAAGTAGGGTCCAAGCGGAGATGTCAGAGCAAGTCTGGAGCTCAGAGGAAGACTGGAGATCACATTTTGGTGGAATCTATAGCATTAGCCTTAAAAGCCATGGGAGTCAATGAGCGagtgaggggagagagggagggaggacagagaaAAGAACAGGTCCAAGGCACAGGGCCTGGGCTAGCCAGGATGGAGAGgtaggagagaaggagaggaagaatgcAGGCTGACAGGGAGCCACCGTTGAGGGTATGCACTAAGGAAGCCACACCAAGGGTGTGTTTCAAGCTGGGCTGGCTCCATTCTGTCAACCGCTGCTGAGAGGATGAGGGGAAATGAAGACAAAGAGGTGACCATTACATGTGGCAAAAGGAGAATTTCAGTGACTTGACAAGAGCAGTTTCAGTGGAATACTGGACACGAAATTCTGATAGAAGTGGATTGAAGAGAAATTGGGAGGTATGGAAGTGAATCTGATTTAGCGAATTTGATGACTGATttgagaaagagaataaagaggTGTGTTGGCAGGTGAAGGGGAGGCAAAGGTCAACTGAAGGATTTCTAAAGATGGGCAAAGCCAGGCATggagactcatgcctgtaatcccaacactttgggaggctgaggtgggtggatcatttgagcctgggattcaagaccagcctgggtgaaagcccatctctaaaaaaaaaagaaaaaatattcgccacacatggtggcaggcgcctgtgatctcagctactcaggaggctgaagtgggagcctcaattgagcccaggaagtggaggctgcagtgagccaagattgcaccactgcaccccagcctgggtgacagagaaagaccctgtcttaaaaaaagaaggagaagaaaatatgGGCATTAGCAGGACATGTGTGTAAGCTATGGCAATGCTAGATGAGAAGGCCATTTTTCTCCAATAGccagagaaagaaacaggatCACTGCAGACAAGAAGTTCTAAAACAGGTGAGAATGATGGACTCAGGATACAGGTGGAGGGGCTGGCCTTTGAAAGGAGGTGGACACTTCATTCTTTGTGACAGGCTGCAGGCCTGGACACACCCAGGTTactatatttggaaataagaAGCTGAGCGGGATGTTTCccatccttcaaaaaaaaaaaaatccatgccccgtttgataaacataaaaatcacAGGCCAGCTCTCCTCTTCCTGAGATCTGCTCTTATTTGAGTTGACTAGGTCCTCATCTGCACTTCCACCTGGAAAATCACCCCAAGTGGGTGCCAGAGTCCCTCTCCAGAGCTCCCCAGCCACCAAGGACCTATGGACCTTAACCTTATTTTGTATGgtgaaaattttttcccattttccaaTCATGTATTTACATCCGTTTATATATTGAGAGTGATTCTTTAAGCCACATATCCCCCTCTTCCCTACCATAACCACTGAAAATCAAGTCACCAATTTAGAGATTAATGTCACTTACTTAGCAGCCTCTCAGAAATATTACTATTGAACAGGTTGGTTCCTTTCGATGCCTTCTCtcattcctccctttcttccccagAATCATTTGTAAATGTTATATAGCCCAGGATTGCAGAAATGCAAGAGCACCTGGGACACCTGTTTAAAAACACGTATTTCTAGACCATGCCCTAGACAGATGTAATCACCTTTCCTAAGAACGGGACCAGATCATCTGCATCGTAGCCAATCTCCTCAGATGAGTCTCATGCACACTGTGCTACTTTAGATGTCTAAACCAGTAGCTTATAtctgtcttttctctgttttcaaaaTCTACTTTACTAAGTCTTGGGAATAGGTTAGAAGCTACCATGAACTTGAGGAGAACTAGTTTCTTTTTCCTGGGGTCTGGTCATTTTCACATCGCCAACTACTGCTTCCTTGTGGACCAGAGCTCAGCATAGCCAGCAGCTTTCCTTGCACTTCATCCATCTAGGGTCTGCACAAGGAGCTGAACAGGCAAGCCAGGGATTTACCAAAAGCTCAACCCTGGGAGGCCTGAGGCTGCTGGAGGTTGCTACATAGGTGATGACCCCATCTCTGCTATCTTCCCCCTGCCCATTTTGTACCATCTTGCTCTTGGGAAAGTGGCATTCACACCCCCTTCCTGGCTGGGTTAGTCTCATTTGAATACTTCCACGTGCTTCCACCCTCGGCATTCAACTTCGCACACAGGTAGGGGCTGTCTGGATGCACAAGGTGATTCCTCCAGACCTTCCTTTGATTGGGTCTTTGTCTGTTGATTGACACTTTGTGACAGGTCACCTTTCCATTGCAATGTCTAGTTGTGAGGCTCCCTCATGACTCAATTTCCAGTGGGTTTAAAGCAGTGCTGGGTTTTTCATGTGAGGGTTTCCATGTCAGAACTCGTGGTTTTGGCTGGTCCATCTGCCTGTCCCTACCATGTTTACATCAGCTACACTTTTAGATCTCAACGCCCTCCTGTACGCCCTCCCTCTCCAACTCTCCCCACCTGCCCCAACCCCCTTTTCCGCCTCCCATGATTGTTTTTACCTCTCTACCATTGTCAGAATTCTTCCCTTTGCCCAGAATGTCTTTATCCCAAAGCCTCAAGCCCCACCTCTTTCCTAAGCTATCCCTGACTCTTGTTTGACTAAACTCAATAGTGCTCTTCTTAAAGTGTGCCCTGTGGATAAATCTCAGTACGTTTGCAAATGTCTCTCCGCCCATGGACATGCTATGTTCTCTCTCATATCCCAGACTGTTAGGGGACTGTTCTGGCTATTTGGAAGAATCTCTTctccccacttcagccttccagcCCCACctcgccacacacacacaattttgccCTATGAACTTTCTTCCCAGAAATATGCAGACACTTATGGGATCCACTTAGTTGGCAATTAATCAGACATGGCCTTACCCTCTTCTGTAGCTGGCTCAAGTGCATTAGACCTGACCTCTGTCACTCAAAGCATAAGCTTTATGGTGTCAGGGATTCATGAACCACATCTTTTATCCCTCCCCAGCACACATACAGTGTGTGCACAcctatgcacacatgcacacacaccctcactTCCCCTCCTATGTCCCCTGCCTCCATGATGAGCATCGTCACTCTCTCAGTTGCACTCCATACCCATTCCTTCAGGTCACAACTCAGACGTCACTTATTCCAGAAAGCCCTCCTCTGACCACGCCACCCCCTGCAACAGCCTACATCAGGCGCCCGGGTTTGCTCCTTCCAGGGAACCCCATGCAATCTCTCTCATGGGATGTATTACACTGCTCACTGGCCATTGATTGGTATCATTCACTAAATGATCTGTGACTGAGGGAGGGATGCCAGCTGGTTTACTGTCAcaagaaaggcattcaataaacgCTTGTTGAATGATTTCATAAATAGAGCTGTGGATAAATGGCTGGATGGATGCACCTGAGCAAaaccaaactggaaaggaaaacCTGTTGCAACATAACCGCACCATGCTCCCAGCACCACACTGAGGTCACATGGGGGCTGTATGCTGTTTGGGGTCACCTGCGGCATATCATGTCTCTTTGGAGTGGGTGATATACTTTTGATTATCATCTCAAGGGTTTAGTGTCTGGGTCCTTATGGGTTTGGGTTTGGTGGTGAGGCCAAAGCTGGGGGTTAAATTAAGGTAACGCTAGGGCACAGGATTGGGGATGAACATACAGCTGGCCTGAGGTTGTGAATAGGACTGGGGATGGGACAAGGCTGAAGTTGAGACTAAGGATAGAAATGAGAATaagggttgggcatggtggctcaatcccagcactttgggaggccgaggcaggcagatcacttgaggtcatgagttcgagaccagcgtgggcaacataatgaaaaccccatctctacaaaaaagacaaaaattagccaggcgtggcagcatgcacctgtagtccctgctacttgggaggctgagctgggaggattgcttgagcccaggaggttgaggctgcagtgagtcacgatcacaccactgctctccagcctgcgtaacagagtgagatcctattaaaaaaaaaaaaagaaaagaaaaggaaggaaggaagggaaagaaagaaagaaagagagagagaaagggagggagggagggaggaaggaaggaaggaaggaaggaaggaaggaaagaaaagaaaggaaaagaaaagaaaaagaaaaaagaaatgaggataaGGCTGTGGCTAAGGACAGGCTGAGGCCAGGCTAAAAATTGGGTCAGGGCTGGATCTGGGGATGAATGTGAGGTTGGGCTGGGGCCTGGGCTAGGGTTGGAGAGACGGCTGGAGCTGGGAAGTAGATGGGGCTGGGATATAGCTAGAGATGGGGCTCCCTCTGCATTAATCTCCTCTCCCTGCAGTATCGGGGGCCCTGAGGATCCTCCCAGAAGTAAAGGTAGAGGGGGAGCTGGGCGGATCAGTTACCATCAAGTGCCCACTTCCTGAAATGCATGTGAGGATATATCTGTGCCGGGAGATGGCTGGATCTGGAACATGTGGTACCGTGGTATCCACCACCAACTTCATCAAGGCAGAATACAAGGGCCGAGTTACTCTGAAGCAATACCCACACAAGAATCTGTTCCTAGTGGAGGTAACACAGCTGACCGAAAGTGACAGCGGAGTCTATGCCTGCGGAGCGGGCATGAACACAGACCGGGGAAAGACCCAGAAAGTCACCCTGAATGTCCACAGTGGTAGGTTCCTCCGCTGATTGGAGGCTCAGACTACCCAGAAAATGTTTCACTTGGGAAGATTGGGACAGCCATCTAACTGTAACAGTCTCCTAGACTCTTACACTGTTGCCATATAAGCCACATAATGATTAAGATCCATATGAAACCTCATAGTCAATTAACTCCATGGTCCACAGAATTTTCTACCCAACATGGATGAAAAGAACAAGATAGGTGCTCTCTTTGCATTGTTCATCCTACCCAGGGCATGAGGGGAGTGGAGGCTTGAGATTGAGGAGAGGCTCTGAGATGGAGGAAATTGGAAGCAAAAGGAAATAACTATCCAACGTAATTGTCCCatgagaaataaaggaaagacaCTAATTTATCCAGCCACATTTATAGGCCAATCTTATTACTCTATGACCTGATCCTTTATTTCTCTGGAACCCcgcctttctcctttcctccactGAGTTCCCCACACATATGCAGCAGTAATTCAACAGCCTAGAATCCCAATGACCTCTGCTGGTTTTGCAGGGAATGTTGACTGGACTGGGGGAACCAGTATTTCCTCCAGGGAAGCCCCCAACCCAGCTCCTTCTCTGCTTCTTTCAGTGGACCCTGCCCTCATCCCCTCACTGTCATCCACTTTGGCTGAATTAGCTTCAGTTTACAcccaagcctcagtctcctcctaGAGACCACCAACATATTCCTCTTCCTTCCAATAGAATACGAGCCATCATGGGAAGAGCAGCCAATGCCTGAGACTCCAAAATGGTTTCATCTGCCCTATTTGTTCCAGATGCCTGCATATGCCAGTTCTTCCAAATTTGTAACCAGAGGTCAGTTCACCATAGCGAGGGTAGGAGAGGTGGGTGAGATGctgtagcagtgtgaaaatggaggAGGGGGTCTATGTTCAGTTCATAGAGTGGCTGGCAGAGCTGAGCTGAGTCTTAGGTGTGTATTCCCTGCCTTTAGAGAGGGCACATACCTCCCTGAGATCTGCTGTCCATATGCTTCAAGCCTGTCTGACAGTCAGGTCCCCTGGTCCTAGCTGCAGAACTTACATATTACCACCAGGTGGCACCATAAGCAATGATGTTTGTGCTCCACTCACAAAATCTAGCTCTTTTTATGAATGACTGCGGAAACCAAGACTGGGCAGACATTTCCCAGCTGGAGATCATCATGTCTCGTGCTTCCCATAGGGCTGTCTTCTACCTGCTGGCATCTAATGATTTTAACTCTATTTTGCAACTAAAAGATTAAGGATGTTCATACAAATGATACCTTTACATTTTGATATCATCATCCagttttaaatgcattttgacaTGCAATATTTCCATCATATTATCCCATATGCCTATGAGGTAGACACATTAATTGAACATTACTACACTAGGTAACCCTGCTGAGAGCCAAGAGGGATAGTGTAATTGAACAGATCATGTAGCCAAGGTTGTGACTGATAGGTGTGAAATGGGGGAGAATAGATTAGCACGCAAATACAGCACAAGGCAGATTGGGAATAGAACTACAAAAAAGGTTTTCCCCCTGCTCAGAGGGGGCAAGCTCTTCCACCTgggaagtcagggaaggcttcctggaagaaatGGTATTTGAAGCAAATATACTTGGAATTGAGTAGGCCTAGATAGCATGTTAAAAAGGATTTTAGGCCCTGAGGACTGCAAGAACAGAAGTAGTCTGTATAAAAGGGAAGGGTATGTTGTGGAAAGAGGTGATGACCTAATCCTGTTGGAGAATAGAGTGTATAAAAGGAACATCCCTTTTTCCTGCTACCTCCTGCAGTTACCACACCAGCTCAAAGGGGCAAGGTCCCTCCAGTTCACCactcctcccccaccacccaaATCACCCACCGCCCTCGAGTGTCCAGAGCATCTTCAGTAGCAGGTGACAAGCCCCGAACCTTCCTGCCATCCACTACAGCCTCAAAAATCTCAGCTCTGGAGGGGCTGCTCAAGCCCCAGACGCCCAGCTacaaccaccacaccaggctgcaCAGGCAGAGGTAAGAGACCACTGTCCAGGATCTAGAGTTAGGCTAGAATTAAGAGATCCACTGAAACCCACTGCAATGTCCATTATTAGACACCCTCCTTGGCTTTGTCTCTAGGCCACTGTGAAATATACCACCTATGAGTATAGCTCATTAACTCATTAGTTCCTTTAACAAAAACACACTTGTCAATGCCCCAGCATTGATCCTGTAGAAAGAAGTGAGACCCAGCTCTTCCAGTCGCTTAGATTCATTCAGATCTATTTTTATGGGGAAGAactaaatgagaataaaaataaaattaactattaaactagtaatataaaattactttcacACATTTCCTTTTACtgttttaatgtggctactaggaaatttaaaattacatatgtgactCACATTTCTCCTGGACAGCACCGGTCTAAAGGCTGGGGTGCAGTCCAAGGAAGTACTGCAATACACCACTAGGGGGAAGCATTATAgcagactccaaaaaaaaaaaaaaaaaccctataataATCAAAATTGGTTTTGCATAAGCAAAGACAAAGGTGATAGTGAGAAAGAGGACCTCCAAAATCATTTGGGTTCTATAGGTAGGAGAAACTGGGGCCATGAGAACCAAGTGGTTTCAAATAGAACAAGGTCTCTTGCTTCCTACCTATTAGTAGGGAAAACATCAAGGTCAACCAGCATTTTCTTATTCTCTACTATGTGGCAAGCATTGTGCTATGTCCTGAAGATATAAGAAGATGACAATATGCAATATCCAGATCTTACTAACATAAGTCTGACTGTGATAAAGTCTGAAACAGGCATGACCACAGAATTGGAAACCcaaagcgcacacacacacacacaaatctggcTTACCATAATTAGGAAGAAAAGAGGACTTACACAATGTCCTTTAAGAAAAGTAAGATTTCAATATGCAGAGAAAATTGAGGGGAAAACTTCTAGGCAGAAGGAGCACTATGAGAAAAACATCCTTTCCCCCACCATTATAAGGAACTAGCCCAGTCAATATCTGCAATAATCTCGTGAAGAAACTAAGGTGCTGAACACCGGAAGGTGCATTAAATTCTTTATATCCACTCTTATTTCATCCTCATAACAGTTCTGTGAAATAGATTTTACTATACCTATTTATGGAGAgataaggctcagagaggttaggagaCTCCTTCGAGATCACACAACCAGTAAAAGGCGGAATATGAATTTGAATTCAAGTTTCGTGACTCCATAGGCAAGTCTTTTTGAGGGGGGAGTGGAGTGAATTCTGTTAACAAAGGACAAACCTGTAAGTCATCTCCAAAAACGTTGGCTACACAGGAGCAAGCCCTCAACCTACCTCCTTTAAtaatctcttcctccctctctcactttccttccctccccagagCACTGGACTATGGCTCACAGTCTGGGAGGGAAGGCCAAGGATTTCACATCCTGATCCCGACCATCCTGGGCCTTTTCCTGCTGGCACTTCTGGGGCTGGTGGTGAAAAGGGCTGTTGAAAGGAGGAAAGGTGAGCGGCTGGGCTGGGGGCTTCGGTAGGGAGAGCTGAGCTGCCCAAAGAGCCCACAGCGTTCAGAACCCCCTTGTGAACTTCCATGGGAAACTCAGGGAGCTTTTGATGAGCAGCCTGGGGTGTAGGGAAGTTAGGGAAGTGGGGGCCACTGGTCTGAGGAGGAGAGCGGCCTGGGCCCTTTGGTCTTCAGGGCAGGGCAAGGTCGTGCCTCGTACATTCCCCACGCTTGGAGCATCTCCAGGTCAGACACTGCCAAGCCCGAGGGAGGAGGCAGCCTTTCGTTTGGGGAGGGTGGCACGGGCCTCTGATGCcattttcctccctcttcctgtGGCTTTGTGGGGAAGCCCTCTCCAGGCGGGCCCGCCGACTGGCCGTGAGGATGCGCGCCCTGGAGAGCTCCCAGAGGCCCCGCGGGTCGCCGCGACCGCGCTCCCAAAACAACATCTACAGCGCCTGCCCGCGGCGCGCTCGTGGAGCGGACGCTGCAGGTGAGCCGCCGGGCGGGCCACGGGGAGTAGCGGAAAGAGTGCGCTGGCTCCGGGAAAGCCGGGCGCAGCGGGGCGCGCTCCCAGGTGCCAGGGCTTCCCACAGGGTGGAGCTGGGAGTGGGGCGGGGGTGGAGCTGGGAGTAGTAGCATGACGGTGGGGCGGGAGCCTCGGCCGCCGCCTCACCTCGCCCTCGCTGTTCCCTAGGCACGGGGGAGGCCCCCGTTCCAGGTCCCGGAGCGCCGTTGCCCCCCGCCCCGCTGCAGGTAAGCTCCGCTCCTGCCCTGATTGGCAGCCGCGGCCCGACTGGGCGGCCCCAGCCCTGGGCGGGGACCCGAGTGTGGCTTCCTGCGCCGCCGCCGGGATCCGGAGAGCGGGTTTCCCAGCAGCTCCTGGGCCCTGAGCCGAGGAACAAGTTGTTTTAGTTTCCTCCTTGTTTGGTGTCAGGAGGTTGAATACCGGGAACTGTAGAAGACCTGGTTCCGTGGCTTCTAGCCAGGCAGTTGTCACAGGATACCTGCGTGCTGGATGCAGCTGGCTTAGCAGAGAATGATAGGTGGCAGCTCCACAGTTATGTGAAAGGCTTTCTCGTGGAGGAGATTAGATTTCTAGGGGGTCCTAGGGAGGTGGAAGCTACCTAGACAGTTCACCTTCCTGTGCGCGAGAACTTTCTAGTAAACTCTCGAAGGTGAGAGGAGGTAATTTACCATTCTCTGGAGGCAGTTAAGCTTGGTCTAGAGGATGACTTGGGAGAGATGTAGACAGGGTTCAACACCTTGAGTGAGGAGGATTCATCTTTAAATCTAGAGTGGATGGAGGGAACTCGCGTTTCCACTCAGGGCCACTGATGGTTGGGTAGAAAGCCTTTATCCGTTCATCTTTAAGAATTGAGATGAGAAAGCTTTTTATTCTCTAAAGCAGCCTACAGTGTCCAAAACACGCAGAACCCagaataaagttgttttttaaagggTGTGGTAAAAatccctgttttttttctttaaaaataatttatttgattcTGATTACAAAATACAGGTGAGGAGCACAGGCAATTCCTGTAACCCCTTGGTCGCACATCTTCCCAGTCTATGGTTCTATAAATACCCTTTGTACAACAGCAAGCTCATGTTGTCCCCAAGCGCTTGCACATTCTAACAGCTGCAGAGCTATATTACCAGGTGGAAAGTTAAACAGACGCCCCACTCACAAGGTAGGGCCCCTCCAATTAGTCTTCCGACTCCTTTTTGCTAATAGTAACTGGTTGCTCTTCCTATTGGTCGTAGATAAATTACACCTGCACAATTCTCTGAGTGCTTTCAAGTAACCTCAGAAAGCAGTGACTAAGACCCTTTCCTTGCTCCCAGCTTCCTATGTCCCAGGCTGCCTGTGGCACCTGGACTGCTGCGGCCCCTGGGTCCCGCACATTCCAGGGCGACGATGGAGGAAGGGCAGGCCAGGCCAAGCATGAGAAATTAACAGTCTTTATTGGGCTCAGACCAGGAGTCCGTGGGCCTTGAGGACCTCTGTGTATTTGTCACTTTTCTTCTCCACGTTCTTCTCGGCCCGTTTCCGTAGCCTCATGAGCTGTTTCTTCTTCCAGTAGTGGAACTtggccttctccttcctcttctcctccagggTGGCTATCACTGCCTGGTACTTCCAGCCACCATCGTGAGCCAGGCGCTCCAGATAGGCAAACTTTCTTGTAAGCTTCAGACGCACGACCTTGAGGGCAGCAGGAACCATCATCTGCTTTTTCCTGTCGTAGGGCAGTGGGATGCCGTCAAACACCTTGAGGCGGTCCAGGGCGGCCTGGCCTCACTTGGTGGTCATGGGGCAGCAAGCCTCGTACTTGTGCCAGAAGATGCGGCTGGGGGTCGGGAAGTGGTAGGGACCTCGGGAAGGGTTGGTGTTCATCCACTTGCGGGGGAAAGCCAGGTACTTCAACTTGTTTCTGTAGAAATTGCCAGAAATGATGCCCTCCCAGCGTACGACCACTACCTTCCAGCCCAGCAGTACCTAGTTAGCCACGATGGCCGCCAGGGGGCCCAGGAGATGGCCTCCACCATCAAGCACCAGGACCTGCACCCCCGTCATCTTCGGCAGCCGCCTGGGAAAAGAAAATCCCTTGTTTAATTCGCATGTAGACTAAGCTAATGCAGCAGACTCCAAAAGACAGGGCCCACACGGTGGAAGCCTACTTCCCCCTCCCCAAATAAAGGCTCAGAGACAGGGACAGGAAGAGGTGGCCTGAGCCAGTGAGGCAAGAGGTCATCTTGGGACTGAAATTCCCTCTGTCTGGTTGCTGCGCCATCCTCTGGAGTCTTGCCAGCTCCATGGTCAGTACACAGGCACCAGGACCGTGTGCACGTCCCAGCTtacaggagggaggaagagaatgcTGCTTCTTAAGCCCATGACCCTGACGTTTCCCACCATTTCCACTTGCATCCTAGAGGCTGAAACTTAACCATGTAGTGAACCTCCCTTCAAGGCAGGCTGAGAAATTTAATCCCCAGCTGGTCAATCGTGGGCCTGGCTACAAAGAGGAGAGTGGTACCCAGCAACAAGAGGCAGTTCTGCGCagtgccccccgcccccccccccccggctTCTCCGGCTTGCCCTTCCCCACCCCTGCTAGAGAAGGTTCACACCCGCGTGGCAGTGTTCAGCAGTCtgaacatagtaggcattcagtaagTACTCATTGAAAGGAACTTTGATATATTTTGTACTTTACTAAAGAGGGAAGCAGCAGCAGCTTGCTTCGAAAATATGTGCACAAGGTCCTGGTACCTGAATACTGACCATTGACTCCAGAGGATGGTGCAGCAACCAGGAGGGACAACAGGCGCCACACTGTCTGTCTACTCCGTCTTTCCAGCAGCCCTTTCCTCTAAAACTGCCCTGTGACCACACAGACCCTCACCTGGGCCTGCACCTTGTTCCAAGCTGACCCTGCCTCTCTACTTGAAACTCTCATTCCCACTATTAGGGGCAAAAATCTTGATggaacaaatttacaaaaaggtGCCTATGCTTAATGACTCATTATTATAGCTTCCATGGGGAGCATTTCCATTTCTTAAGCCAAATAAGTTAATCTCAAATGATGAACTATAACAGGCAGTGAaagataaatttttgttttttagcaaaTCTAAAACCATCTCTATTATCAAAGAAAGTTAATTAAAACATAATAGAAGATAGTGTGAAAAACTAACAAAGGACTTGCTCACCTTTTTCAGAGTTCGTttaatttaacaaaaacaaaaaaccatgtcATACATCGAGGATTTCCTCTGCCTCATCCTCTTCCCCATCCTCAGCATCATCTTCTTCCCGTCCTCAGCCTCTTCTTTGGCCTCTAAAGGAAGCTCAGATATTACCACCTTCCTTCCCACCCTGGAAACTTTATCTTGATCATCTCTCATTTCTCTGTGTCACCTCCAACTTTGTGTATCGTTTCTCCTATTGTTATGTGCTGGTTAATTTGCTTCGGGTTGACATCTTGAGCTGTTCTGGGATCCAGGTCTTTCTTGACTGGTCTTATATCATCTAAGTGGAGTGCTACCAACATGTGCTTATTAGCTGTCTTTCATTGATTACTTGACTGAGTTTCATCCTCACTGACATTTATACCAGGACCATGTAATTTTGTTGCTTAGTTTTCTTTGCTCTCACTGTTACTTTTCTTTTcaaccttctctctttttttcttttctgttttgtggcTTCTTACTTCCTTGACTGAtggaaaacatgttttcaaagCAAGCTGCTGCTGCTTCCCTCTTTAGTaaa
This genomic window contains:
- the FCMR gene encoding immunoglobulin mu Fc receptor isoform X1; this translates as MDFWLWPLYFLPVSGALRILPEVKVEGELGGSVTIKCPLPEMHVRIYLCREMAGSGTCGTVVSTTNFIKAEYKGRVTLKQYPHKNLFLVEVTQLTESDSGVYACGAGMNTDRGKTQKVTLNVHSEYEPSWEEQPMPETPKWFHLPYLFQMPAYASSSKFVTRVTTPAQRGKVPPVHHSSPTTQITHRPRVSRASSVAGDKPRTFLPSTTASKISALEGLLKPQTPSYNHHTRLHRQRALDYGSQSGREGQGFHILIPTILGLFLLALLGLVVKRAVERRKALSRRARRLAVRMRALESSQRPRGSPRPRSQNNIYSACPRRARGADAAGTGEAPVPGPGAPLPPAPLQVSESPWLHAPSLKTSCEYVSLYHQPAAMMEDSDSDDYINVPA
- the FCMR gene encoding immunoglobulin mu Fc receptor isoform X4 — protein: MLMLLAPLQTLSCFSQVLTLSPRLECSGVIMAHCSLVLLGLSDPTTPDSLVARTTSACHHAQLIFNFFVEMESCCVAQDGLELVALSDPPGSASQSAGITVSGALRILPEVKVEGELGGSVTIKCPLPEMHVRIYLCREMAGSGTCGTVVSTTNFIKAEYKGRVTLKQYPHKNLFLVEVTQLTESDSGVYACGAGMNTDRGKTQKVTLNVHSEYEPSWEEQPMPETPKWFHLPYLFQMPAYASSSKFVTRVTTPAQRGKVPPVHHSSPTTQITHRPRVSRASSVAGDKPRTFLPSTTASKISALEGLLKPQTPSYNHHTRLHRQRALDYGSQSGREGQGFHILIPTILGLFLLALLGLVVKRAVERRKALSRRARRLAVRMRALESSQRPRGSPRPRSQNNIYSACPRRARGADAAGTGEAPVPGPGAPLPPAPLQVSESPWLHAPSLKTSCEYVSLYHQPAAMMEDSDSDDYINVPA
- the FCMR gene encoding immunoglobulin mu Fc receptor isoform X2 — protein: MDFWLWPLYFLPVSGALRILPEVKVEGELGGSVTIKCPLPEMHVRIYLCREMAGSGTCGTVVSTTNFIKAEYKGRVTLKQYPHKNLFLVEVTQLTESDSGVYACGAGMNTDRGKTQKVTLNVHSEYEPSWEEQPMPETPKWFHLPYLFQMPAYASSSKFVTRVTTPAQRGKVPPVHHSSPTTQITHRPRVSRASSVAGDKPRTFLPSTTASKISALEGLLKPQTPSYNHHTRLHRQRALDYGSQSGREGQGFHILIPTILGLFLLALLGLVVKRAVERRKALSRRARRLAVRMRALESSQRPRGSPRPRSQNNIYSACPRRARGADAAGV
- the FCMR gene encoding immunoglobulin mu Fc receptor isoform X5, with amino-acid sequence MWYRGIHHQLHQGRIQGPSYSEAIPTQESVPSGEYEPSWEEQPMPETPKWFHLPYLFQMPAYASSSKFVTRVTTPAQRGKVPPVHHSSPTTQITHRPRVSRASSVAGDKPRTFLPSTTASKISALEGLLKPQTPSYNHHTRLHRQRALDYGSQSGREGQGFHILIPTILGLFLLALLGLVVKRAVERRKALSRRARRLAVRMRALESSQRPRGSPRPRSQNNIYSACPRRARGADAAGTGEAPVPGPGAPLPPAPLQVSESPWLHAPSLKTSCEYVSLYHQPAAMMEDSDSDDYINVPA
- the FCMR gene encoding immunoglobulin mu Fc receptor isoform X3 gives rise to the protein MDFWLWPLYFLPEYEPSWEEQPMPETPKWFHLPYLFQMPAYASSSKFVTRVTTPAQRGKVPPVHHSSPTTQITHRPRVSRASSVAGDKPRTFLPSTTASKISALEGLLKPQTPSYNHHTRLHRQRALDYGSQSGREGQGFHILIPTILGLFLLALLGLVVKRAVERRKALSRRARRLAVRMRALESSQRPRGSPRPRSQNNIYSACPRRARGADAAGV